One window from the genome of Pseudomonadota bacterium encodes:
- the galK gene encoding galactokinase — MSLAEQFESTYRSTPVIFRAPGRVNLIGEHTDYNDGFVMPAAIDLETRVAVAPREDRQVVLCSQTVGDAPLRFDLDALPERGQGQWTDYFLGVAVMLRERGVDLRGVDVMISSTVPLGSGLSSSAALEVGAAHALLHVAGRQTSALEIARLCQQAENRFVGVPCGIMDQYASALGQAGHALLIDCRDLTAEPVPIPSGVQVVICNSQVRHALGNGEYAARRRECEQGVAVLKTWHPHIRALRDVEMWQLDEHRADLDPVVYRRCRHVIGENDRVAAAVDALRAGHDELFGALLCASHDSLRDDYEVSCRELDVLVELALEVDGVLGSRMTGGGFGGCTVSLVRDEAVAHFSAYIQREYRKACGREPWIHACRLSAGAGALGRL; from the coding sequence GTGAGTCTAGCTGAGCAGTTCGAATCGACGTATCGATCGACGCCCGTGATCTTTCGTGCTCCTGGCCGCGTCAATCTCATCGGCGAGCACACCGACTACAACGACGGGTTCGTGATGCCCGCCGCCATCGATCTCGAGACGCGTGTCGCGGTAGCCCCCCGTGAAGACCGCCAGGTCGTGCTCTGCTCGCAGACTGTGGGTGACGCGCCGCTGCGCTTCGACCTCGACGCGCTTCCCGAACGTGGCCAGGGTCAATGGACCGACTACTTCCTCGGCGTGGCGGTGATGCTTCGAGAGCGCGGCGTTGATCTGCGAGGGGTCGATGTCATGATCTCGTCGACGGTGCCGCTGGGATCAGGACTGAGCTCGTCAGCGGCCCTCGAGGTGGGTGCGGCACACGCGCTGCTGCACGTGGCAGGTCGCCAGACGTCGGCGCTCGAGATCGCCCGCCTCTGTCAGCAGGCGGAGAACCGCTTCGTGGGGGTTCCCTGCGGCATCATGGATCAGTACGCATCGGCGCTCGGACAAGCCGGGCATGCGCTGCTCATCGATTGTCGCGACCTGACTGCCGAGCCGGTGCCCATCCCCTCAGGGGTTCAGGTCGTGATCTGCAACAGCCAGGTGCGCCACGCGCTGGGGAACGGTGAGTACGCGGCACGTCGGCGCGAGTGCGAGCAGGGCGTGGCTGTTCTGAAGACGTGGCATCCTCACATTCGCGCGTTGCGCGATGTCGAGATGTGGCAGCTCGACGAGCATCGCGCTGATCTCGATCCGGTCGTGTATCGCCGGTGTCGTCACGTGATTGGTGAGAACGATCGCGTTGCTGCGGCGGTCGATGCCCTGCGTGCAGGGCACGACGAGCTCTTCGGTGCGCTGCTGTGCGCTTCACACGACAGCCTGCGTGACGATTACGAGGTGAGCTGTCGCGAGCTCGACGTGCTCGTCGAGCTTGCCCTCGAGGTCGACGGGGTGCTCGGTTCGCGCATGACGGGGGGCGGGTTTGGCGGGTGCACCGTGTCGCTGGTGCGCGACGAGGCGGTGGCGCACTTCTCAGCGTACATTCAGCGTGAGTACCGCAAGGCGTGTGGCCGTGAGCCCTGGATCCATGCCTGCCGCCTCTCGGCGGGTGCGGGCGCGCTGGGGCGTTTGTGA